Proteins encoded within one genomic window of Conchiformibius steedae:
- a CDS encoding glycosyltransferase family 9 protein, translating to MPPRAKLLFKSFKAKLQGLRLRWGKRLLDRPCTTSIPDHIRSVLFLRQDGKIGDCIVSSFAYREIKRTRPDIRIGVLCNHNNQFFFEHNPHIDDIYFVRPKHLRDYLRIGFQLRKQYDALIDPTVLLRNRDLLLLRLLAAPFSIGYLKADYRLFARSINNTQLHFAQVYRQALELLGITDIDTLADLPADTEAQQTADAFLQENQLVSNHYTAVNFFGASRSRCFGNSQINDILKQLAHDFPQRRFVLLGAPAFNDKLIQLAAAHSPQIVCFPATRISQTIEIIRLAHSLISPDTATVHIADAFHKPVLAFYREDPQNFANWQPQSPGAQVLFYRHHINEVSPEHISRHLTNLFSE from the coding sequence ATGCCCCCACGCGCCAAACTGTTGTTTAAATCATTCAAAGCCAAGCTGCAAGGTCTGCGCCTGCGCTGGGGCAAACGCCTGCTTGACCGCCCTTGCACCACCTCCATTCCCGACCATATCCGTTCCGTGTTGTTTTTGCGCCAAGACGGTAAAATCGGCGACTGCATTGTCAGCTCTTTTGCCTACCGCGAAATCAAACGCACCCGCCCCGACATCCGCATCGGCGTGCTGTGCAACCACAACAACCAATTCTTTTTTGAGCACAACCCCCATATTGACGACATTTATTTTGTCCGTCCCAAACACCTGCGCGACTATTTACGCATCGGTTTTCAGCTGCGTAAACAATACGATGCCCTAATAGACCCCACTGTTTTGCTGCGTAACCGCGATTTGCTGCTGCTGCGCCTGCTGGCTGCGCCGTTCAGCATTGGTTATTTAAAAGCCGATTACCGCCTGTTTGCCCGCAGCATCAACAACACACAGCTGCATTTTGCCCAAGTGTACCGCCAAGCCCTTGAGTTATTAGGCATTACAGACATTGATACCCTCGCCGATTTGCCTGCCGATACCGAAGCCCAGCAAACCGCCGATGCTTTTTTACAAGAAAATCAATTAGTAAGCAATCACTATACCGCCGTTAATTTTTTCGGCGCATCGCGCAGCCGCTGTTTCGGCAACAGTCAAATTAATGATATTCTTAAACAGCTTGCCCACGATTTTCCACAACGGCGTTTTGTGCTGCTGGGCGCACCCGCTTTCAACGACAAGCTAATCCAGCTTGCTGCCGCGCATTCGCCGCAAATCGTGTGTTTTCCCGCCACCCGCATCAGCCAAACCATTGAAATCATCCGTTTGGCGCACAGCCTGATCAGCCCCGACACCGCCACCGTGCATATTGCCGATGCCTTTCATAAACCCGTTTTGGCGTTTTACCGCGAAGACCCACAAAATTTCGCCAACTGGCAACCCCAGTCGCCTGGCGCACAAGTGTTGTTTTACCGCCACCATATTAACGAAGTCAGCCCCGAACACATCAGCCGACACTTAACCAACCTTTTTTCCGAATAA
- a CDS encoding YheT family hydrolase, which produces MPHFTPAPLIPPSWLTNGHAQTLYAKTLQAPPPAYRRELIADSYGEDLAAYDFVDAPQPDAPAVVLLHGLEGSSRSHYATALMHAVAAHGWHGVVAHFRSCGGVDARRTYHSGDTREVAHMLAVLRRRYRKLYVVGVSLGGNALAKYLGEQGDNALLDAAAVVSAPLDLPNAAAALERGLAWLLYTPYFLHTLLKKVPQPPQRCLSLGAFDRAYTAPIHGFASEHDYYARAAALPHLINITRPTLIINAQNDPFLPPPFLPQPHQVSASVQLLQPEHGGHCGFVSAGGRGHLRWLPDTVLKFFEASAADTL; this is translated from the coding sequence ATGCCCCATTTTACCCCCGCACCACTGATTCCCCCCAGCTGGCTGACCAACGGTCATGCCCAAACCCTGTACGCCAAAACCCTGCAAGCGCCGCCGCCTGCCTACCGCCGCGAACTGATTGCCGACAGCTATGGCGAAGACCTCGCCGCTTATGATTTTGTTGATGCGCCGCAGCCCGATGCGCCCGCCGTGGTGCTGTTGCACGGCTTGGAAGGCAGCAGCCGCAGCCATTACGCCACTGCCCTGATGCATGCCGTTGCCGCACACGGTTGGCATGGCGTGGTCGCCCATTTCCGCAGCTGCGGCGGTGTGGATGCACGGCGCACCTACCACAGCGGCGACACCCGCGAAGTGGCGCACATGCTCGCCGTTTTGCGCCGCCGTTACCGCAAATTGTATGTTGTAGGTGTGTCTTTAGGCGGCAACGCCTTGGCAAAATACTTGGGCGAACAAGGCGATAATGCCTTGCTTGATGCCGCTGCCGTGGTGTCTGCCCCTTTGGATTTGCCCAACGCCGCCGCCGCTTTGGAACGCGGTTTGGCGTGGCTACTGTACACCCCTTATTTTTTGCATACCCTACTTAAAAAAGTCCCGCAGCCGCCGCAACGCTGCCTGTCGCTGGGTGCGTTTGACCGCGCTTACACCGCCCCTATTCACGGTTTTGCCAGCGAACACGACTACTACGCCCGCGCCGCTGCCTTGCCCCACCTGATAAACATTACCCGTCCCACCCTCATCATCAACGCCCAAAACGACCCCTTTTTACCCCCGCCCTTTTTACCACAGCCGCATCAGGTTTCCGCCAGCGTGCAACTGCTGCAACCCGAACACGGCGGACATTGCGGTTTTGTTTCCGCAGGCGGACGCGGACATTTGCGCTGGCTGCCCGACACCGTTTTGAAGTTTTTTGAAGCATCGGCAGCAGACACGCTATAA